A single window of Pectobacterium parmentieri DNA harbors:
- a CDS encoding PTS fructose transporter subunit IIB: MNIVCVAACTAGIAHTYIAREKLIKGANALNYAIKVETQGTIGTENELTPDEIAAADVVILAIDIKITGEERFKGKPIVRVKTEVVIKSPIKFLEKVASSLAGA, encoded by the coding sequence ATGAATATTGTTTGTGTTGCCGCCTGCACGGCGGGTATCGCGCATACCTATATAGCACGCGAGAAACTGATTAAAGGTGCCAACGCGTTAAATTACGCGATCAAAGTGGAAACCCAAGGCACGATTGGCACCGAAAATGAATTAACTCCCGATGAAATAGCCGCTGCCGATGTCGTTATTCTGGCTATCGATATCAAAATAACAGGAGAGGAGCGATTTAAAGGCAAACCTATCGTTCGGGTAAAAACGGAGGTCGTTATTAAATCTCCCATCAAGTTTCTGGAAAAAGTCGCTAGCTCTTTAGCGGGTGCCTGA